In Pseudanabaena sp. BC1403, the sequence GCATCGCGAGTCATGATTAGACCACCACGAGGTCCACGTAGAGTTTTGTGAGTGGTAGTAGTAACGACATCACAATAGGGAATTGGATTGGGGTGATGTCCTGACGCGACTAAACCTGCGATATGGGCGATGTCTGCCATCAGGTATGCGCCAACTTCATCTGCGATCGCACGGAATTTAACGAAATCAATAATTCTGGGATATGCCGAATAGCCGCAAATGATTAATTTTGGTTTATGTTTCAAAGCCAAATCACGAATCAAATCAAAATCTAGCTGTTCGGTTTCTTGATTTAGACCGTAATGAACTTTGTTAAACCACATTCCCGAAACGTTCACAGGTGAACCATGTGTCAAATGTCCACCGTGGGACAAGTCCATCCCCATGAAGGTGTCACCTGGTTTGAGCAGAGTCAGGAATACGGCAAAGTTTGCCTGTGCGCCAGAGTGAGGCTGGACATTTGCATGGGCTGCGCCAAATAATTCTTTGATGCGATCGATCGCGATCGACTCGATCTCGTCTACAAACTCACAACCACCGTAATAGCGTTTGGATGGCAGCCCTTCGGCATATTTGTTGGTCAATACTGATCCCTGCGCCGCCATAACTGCGAGGGATGTAAAATTTTCACTGGCAATCAGTTCGATATTATTGCGCTGTCTCTCGGTTTCTTTACCGATAAAGCCTGCGACAAGAGGATCGGATGCGGCGAGGATGGGAAACAAGTTTGTCATTTTGCTAAGCTGCTTGATTGTCTGAAATTAAGTTGGCTGAAAAAACGTTTAAGAATTACTTGTTGAGTATTAAAAGCTCTAAGAGATCCCCCCCAGCCCCCCTTAAAAAGGGGGGAGAATTAATTCTTCCCCCTTTTTAAGGGGGATTGAGGGGGATCTAGACAATTCTTAAATGGTTGCTAAAGCTCGGCTGGATTAGCCTGAACGAAAATATCTGTAAAAGTATGCTAACACGCAGTGATTATAGCTATAGACTAAAAAGAGAGTGGCGGCGCTTCGCGCCGCCACTCTCTTTTTGGTTTTACAGCGCTTTGCGCTAAGTTAAAATCCATGGGAGCCAACAAATGGAGACAGCCAAATAATTACTATGCCCAAGCCTAAGACCACACTTATTCTAAATCCCAAACCTCAATCACAAATTACACTCAGTGAATATGTCACCGCGATCGCATGGTCACCCAATAGCAAATATCTCGCTGCTGCCACTGCATCGGGTGAGACAGTACTGTTTGATGATGCAAAGGCAGGTAACGATCTGACCCAAAAGCTGATTGAATTACAAGCACCAACAGAAATTTCAGTGGATTGTCTGGGATTTTCGGCGGACGGGCGATGGCTGGCGGCTGGGGGGCAAGATGGCAAAGTACGAGTGTGGAAATTAGATGGCGATCAACCTGCGATCGCGGCAACCCTCGATCTTGGTACAAAATGGATTGAGCATCTGATTTGGCATCCCACTCGTCCCGAATTTGCATTTAGTTTAGGCAAGTACGTTCAAATCTGGAGCGCGGAGACTCTCGATATTGTGACAACTCTGCATTTTGAGCAATCAACAGTATTAGCGATCGCATGGCATCCAAGCGGCGAATTACTCACGGTGGGAGGTGATGGTGGTATTAAGGTATGGACAGCTAAGGATTGGTATGAAGATCCGATTCGGTTTGAAATGCCGACAGCTACTTCCAAACTGGTTTGGGATCGGGTAGGTGAATATTTAGTTGCTAGTACCCTCGATAATTTGGTTGTGGTGATGCAATGGCTTGGTACTGACTTTGATGCCTCACCTTGGCGGATGCAGGGCTTCCCTGGCAAGATTCGTTGCTTTGATTGGTCATCGAGCAAAACTTCGCCGTTATTAGCTTCCTCTAGTGGCTCAGATGTAGTTGTGTGGGAAAAACATGCTGATCTGAATGTCGGTTGGGAAGGTGAAGTGATCAAAGGACATAACAGTATCGTCGGCTTTGTTGCCTTCAAGCCCAAATCTGAAGTACTTGCCTCCGCCGATGAGAATGGCAGAATCGCAATTTGGAAAGATGCTAAGGATTGGGTGCAAGCGCTAGAAACGCCAATGGGCGAGATTACAGCGATGCAATGGCACCCACAGGGCAAAAAATTAGCGGCGGCAAATGCCGACGGAGAGCTAATGTTATGGACAGAATCTTCACAGGGCAAAGGTTTTCGCTAAAAAATTGAGTGGCGGCGCTTCGCGCCGCCACTCAATTTTTTTGGTTTTATAGCAATAAATATTTATTACTTTGGGCTTGAGCACATAGCGCTCCATGTGCTGCCATGTTTGGCGACAGCTATTCGGCTAACCACATTTGGGCTGTTCGGGGTGGGACA encodes:
- the glyA gene encoding serine hydroxymethyltransferase encodes the protein MTNLFPILAASDPLVAGFIGKETERQRNNIELIASENFTSLAVMAAQGSVLTNKYAEGLPSKRYYGGCEFVDEIESIAIDRIKELFGAAHANVQPHSGAQANFAVFLTLLKPGDTFMGMDLSHGGHLTHGSPVNVSGMWFNKVHYGLNQETEQLDFDLIRDLALKHKPKLIICGYSAYPRIIDFVKFRAIADEVGAYLMADIAHIAGLVASGHHPNPIPYCDVVTTTTHKTLRGPRGGLIMTRDAALGKKFDKSVFPGSQGGPLEHVIAAKAVAFGEALRPEFKTYCGQVIANAQALAAQLQERGFKLVSNGTDNHLLLVDLRCISMTGKVADLLVSGINITANKNTVPFDPESPFVTSGLRLGSPAMTSRGLKESDFREIGNIIADRLLSPESDAVQADCLARVKTLCDRFPLYPELEYPEISMKEPALAI
- a CDS encoding WD40 repeat domain-containing protein, whose protein sequence is MPKPKTTLILNPKPQSQITLSEYVTAIAWSPNSKYLAAATASGETVLFDDAKAGNDLTQKLIELQAPTEISVDCLGFSADGRWLAAGGQDGKVRVWKLDGDQPAIAATLDLGTKWIEHLIWHPTRPEFAFSLGKYVQIWSAETLDIVTTLHFEQSTVLAIAWHPSGELLTVGGDGGIKVWTAKDWYEDPIRFEMPTATSKLVWDRVGEYLVASTLDNLVVVMQWLGTDFDASPWRMQGFPGKIRCFDWSSSKTSPLLASSSGSDVVVWEKHADLNVGWEGEVIKGHNSIVGFVAFKPKSEVLASADENGRIAIWKDAKDWVQALETPMGEITAMQWHPQGKKLAAANADGELMLWTESSQGKGFR